In Gemmatimonadota bacterium, the sequence CAAGCTGAGGGTCGCGGGTTCGAGTCCCGTCTCCCGCTTGCAGGACCCGCCCGGCCGAGCACCGGGTGGTCAGAGGGCAAGCTCCGGTAGCTCAGGGGTAGAGCGCTTCCTTGGTAAGGAAGAGGTCATGGGTTCAAATCCCATTCGGAGCTCTGGACGGCGCGTTCGCGACATGCGGATGCGCCGTTCCGCATTTCGGGGGCCACCCGCGTGCGCTCGCCGCGCGGGTGGTCCGTAGCACCTACCGCCCGCTGCGCCCCTGCGCCGGGATCCGCCCACCCACCACGTCTTCGCAGATCCCCGCGAAGGCCTCCGCGATGCGGTCCCATCCGAAGTGGGCGCGCACGTACTCGGCGCCGCGCGCGCCGAGCGCACGCGCTTCCTCCGGCCGCTCCAGCAGCTCCACCACGCGGTCCGCGAACGCCTCCGCCTCGTCGGCGAAGCGCACGTGGTCACCTTCCCGGACGGGCAGGCCTTCGGCACCCACCTGCGTGGTCACGACCGGCCGCTCCATGGCCATGGCCTCGAAGATCTTGAGGCGCGTCCCTCCGCCGATGCGGATGGGCACCACGAACACCGCGCCCCGCTCCACGTAGGGCCGCACGTCGGGGACCCGCCCCACCAGGTCGATGCCGGGACAGCGCTCCACCACGCGCCGTATGCGCTCGGTGGGATTCCGGCCCACCAGGGTGAAGCGCGCGTCGGGGACGCGCTTGCGGATCCGGGGGAGGATCTCCTCGCCGAACCAGGCGATCGCGTCCTCGTTGGGCATCCAGTCCATCGCGCCCGTGAACACGATCTCGCGTGAGCCGGACGGATACGGCCCGTCCGGACGGAAGAACGTCGTGTCCACGCCGGTCGGGACCCAGGAGACGTGCTCGAGGCCGTAGTCCGCCTCGTGCTTGCGCGCGTCCGCTTCGGAGACGGCCACCACATGGTCGAAGCGACGGCACTCGCTGCCCTCGATGCGCTCCATGCGCCGCCACTGGTTGCCGAAGTACGCCTTCTTGATGCGCGAGCGGGCCACGTTCGTGTGCCGCTCCCAGATGGCGGCCTCCACGTTGTGCTGGAACAGCACGGTGGGGATGTCCAGTCCGTCCGGCACGTTCCGGCTCGGGAACAGGAAGTCGCACACCAGCACGTCGTGCTCGCCGCTCGCGACGTGCGCGCGCACGCGGCGCTCCATCTCGGCCGAGCGGTACTTGGCCACCGCATAGGGCAGGGAAGTGACGGCGTTCGCCAGCAGGTCCAGGTACAGCCGGGGCGAGTCACCCGGCGTGGTGCGGAAGGGCACCCGGTCCAGGACGTGGCAGTACTCGTGCGCGCGCTCCTCCGCGTCGGGCGCGGCGGTGCCGTCGTCCAGCGTCAGGTACGTGACGTGATGCTCGCGCTTGAGCGCGGCCAGCATGTGGTAGGTGCGGATGCGGCCGCCCTTGTCCAGCGGATGCAGCAGCTCCGTCTTGAGCCAGAGGATGCGCATCAGGCGGCCCCTGCGGCCGCCGCGGCACCGGAGCCCGCCGTGACGTGCTCGTGCGACTCCCCGTCCAGGAAGAGCCGCTGCCAGATCTCCAGGTTGACCAGCGCCCACAGGCGCTCGTCGTGGCCCCCGCCGCCGGCGTCGTGCTCGGCCACGATGGACCGGACCGCGTCCGGTCGGAAGAGCCCGCGTCCCAGCGCGCGCTCGGACAGCACGAACTCCTCCACCACGCTCCGGTAGGGACCGCGCAGCCACCGGCCCACCGGGACCGGGAAGCCCAT encodes:
- a CDS encoding glycosyltransferase; translation: MRILWLKTELLHPLDKGGRIRTYHMLAALKREHHVTYLTLDDGTAAPDAEERAHEYCHVLDRVPFRTTPGDSPRLYLDLLANAVTSLPYAVAKYRSAEMERRVRAHVASGEHDVLVCDFLFPSRNVPDGLDIPTVLFQHNVEAAIWERHTNVARSRIKKAYFGNQWRRMERIEGSECRRFDHVVAVSEADARKHEADYGLEHVSWVPTGVDTTFFRPDGPYPSGSREIVFTGAMDWMPNEDAIAWFGEEILPRIRKRVPDARFTLVGRNPTERIRRVVERCPGIDLVGRVPDVRPYVERGAVFVVPIRIGGGTRLKIFEAMAMERPVVTTQVGAEGLPVREGDHVRFADEAEAFADRVVELLERPEEARALGARGAEYVRAHFGWDRIAEAFAGICEDVVGGRIPAQGRSGR